From Phycisphaerae bacterium, a single genomic window includes:
- a CDS encoding CoB--CoM heterodisulfide reductase iron-sulfur subunit A family protein — translation MSRIGVFVCHCGENIGATVDCAAVAKSCGDLPGVVVSTDYKYMCSDPGQNMIKEAIRDQKLTGVVVAACSPRMHEPTFRRACAEAGLNPFLCEMANLREHCSWVHERTPETTDKAIDLVRVMAEKVRRNRPLYPIKVPVTKTALVLGGGIAGIQAALDIANAGHKVVMVEREPSIGGHMAQLSETFPTLDCSQCILTPRMVEAARHPNITLYTYSELERVEGFIGNFKVRIRKKARGVDEKLCTGCGLCTQKCPNKRIPSEFNAQLGLRGAIYVPFPQAVPNKPVIDRERCTFFLKGKCKICEKVCPTKAIRYDQQDEIVEHDIGAIVAATGYEVKGTDFFPEYGYGKYKDVITGLQFERLASASGPTQGVMKRPSDGKTPETVVFIACAGSRDPAKGIDYCSKICCMYTAKHAMLYKHKVHSGKAYVFYMDIRAGGKMYEEFVRRAIEEDGVKYVRGRVARIYEEDGQLIVKGADTLLGGKPLEIKADMVVLASAMVASPGAEQLAQTLKVSYDPYYFLSEAHPKLKPVETNTAGIMVAGACQAPKDIPESVAQASAAAAKVAGLFSQSELLREPIIAVVNRSVPPLFSTCVGCFLCESACPYKAIEREEIRGRDGQLIKTVAKINAGVCQGCGTCVALCRSKSIDLQGYTNDQVFAEVMAL, via the coding sequence ATGTCGCGAATCGGAGTTTTCGTTTGCCACTGTGGTGAGAACATCGGCGCGACCGTGGACTGTGCGGCCGTGGCCAAGTCCTGCGGCGACCTCCCCGGGGTAGTGGTGAGCACCGACTACAAGTACATGTGTTCGGATCCCGGGCAGAACATGATCAAGGAGGCGATTCGCGACCAGAAGCTGACTGGCGTGGTCGTGGCCGCCTGTTCTCCGCGCATGCACGAGCCGACCTTCCGCCGGGCGTGCGCCGAGGCCGGGCTGAACCCATTCCTCTGCGAGATGGCCAATCTCCGGGAGCACTGCTCCTGGGTTCACGAGCGGACGCCGGAGACCACGGACAAGGCCATTGACCTGGTGCGGGTCATGGCCGAGAAGGTCAGGCGGAACCGGCCGCTGTACCCGATCAAGGTTCCGGTGACCAAGACTGCCCTGGTGCTGGGTGGTGGGATCGCCGGCATCCAGGCGGCTCTGGACATTGCCAACGCCGGTCACAAGGTGGTCATGGTCGAGCGCGAGCCCTCGATTGGCGGGCACATGGCCCAGCTTTCGGAGACTTTTCCGACGCTGGACTGCTCGCAGTGCATCCTGACCCCGCGCATGGTTGAGGCCGCCCGGCACCCGAACATCACGCTGTACACGTACTCCGAACTGGAGAGGGTGGAGGGTTTCATCGGCAACTTCAAGGTGCGGATCCGGAAGAAGGCCCGCGGCGTCGACGAGAAGCTCTGCACCGGTTGTGGGCTCTGCACCCAGAAATGTCCGAACAAGCGGATTCCCAGCGAGTTCAACGCCCAGCTGGGACTGCGGGGTGCGATCTACGTACCTTTCCCGCAGGCCGTGCCCAACAAGCCGGTGATCGACCGCGAGCGCTGCACATTCTTCCTCAAGGGCAAGTGCAAGATCTGCGAGAAGGTCTGTCCGACCAAGGCCATCCGCTACGATCAGCAGGATGAGATCGTGGAGCACGACATCGGAGCGATCGTGGCGGCCACGGGCTACGAGGTCAAGGGCACCGACTTCTTCCCGGAATACGGGTACGGCAAGTACAAAGACGTGATCACCGGCCTGCAGTTCGAGCGTCTGGCCTCGGCCTCGGGTCCCACCCAGGGCGTGATGAAACGGCCGTCGGACGGCAAGACGCCGGAGACGGTGGTGTTCATCGCCTGTGCCGGTTCGCGCGATCCCGCCAAGGGCATCGACTACTGCTCGAAGATCTGCTGCATGTACACCGCCAAGCATGCGATGTTGTACAAGCACAAGGTGCACAGCGGGAAGGCCTACGTTTTCTACATGGACATCCGCGCGGGCGGCAAGATGTACGAGGAGTTTGTCCGCCGGGCGATCGAGGAAGACGGGGTCAAGTACGTGCGCGGCCGCGTCGCTCGGATCTACGAGGAGGACGGTCAACTGATCGTCAAGGGGGCCGACACCCTGCTGGGCGGCAAACCGCTCGAGATCAAGGCGGACATGGTTGTGCTGGCCAGCGCCATGGTTGCCAGTCCCGGGGCCGAGCAGCTTGCCCAGACGCTCAAGGTCAGCTACGACCCCTACTACTTCCTTTCGGAAGCTCACCCGAAGCTCAAGCCGGTGGAGACGAACACGGCAGGGATCATGGTGGCCGGCGCCTGCCAAGCCCCCAAGGACATTCCCGAGAGCGTGGCCCAGGCCTCGGCCGCGGCGGCGAAGGTCGCCGGTCTCTTCTCGCAGTCGGAGCTGTTGCGCGAGCCGATCATCGCGGTGGTCAATCGTTCTGTGCCGCCGCTTTTCTCGACCTGCGTGGGCTGCTTCCTGTGTGAGTCGGCCTGTCCGTACAAGGCCATCGAGCGGGAGGAGATCCGTGGACGCGACGGTCAGCTGATCAAGACGGTGGCCAAGATCAACGCCGGCGTCTGCCAAGGCTGCGGCACATGCGTGGCCCTGTGCCGGTCGAAGTCCATCGACCTGCAGGGTTACACCAACGACCAGGTTTTCGCGGAAGTGATGGCCCTCTAG